In Fibrobacter sp. UWH6, the genomic stretch TTTTCTCGGGAAGACGCCAGCCTGTCGGGCAGGCTTTCTGGGCAGCATTCCAGCTATATAGACGACCATACACGAGGCAAGAATCAAGGTTGAAATCACGGCAGTAGCTTTCCCCATCGGGATCTTCGTAATTCAGATTCTCGGCCATCCAAGTTTGACTTCCTATCTTTACGGTCTTATATATGGTGCTGTCTCGTTCGTCTAACATTTGCCCCATCCGCATATCATTCTTAATGCAACGAACCGGCATCCTAATATCCTTGGTCCGGTAAAGCATGGCTTCAACCGTATTTTCGATGGTATAGATCCAGACATCCATATCATCTAAATCGTAGGTCCCAACAGCCGAAGATGTCCAAAAATGAGCTTTCATACCCATCGGGGAACCCCAATCATCAGCCATCCCCAACGGGAGAGCGGCAAATCCCAGGGAATTATATACGTCGGCCTGCCGTTTCAAAGACCACAACGTATCACTCTTCAGGGCGTCATCATAATAGATTGAACCTTTCTTCGCCTTGGCATAATTCACCAAAAGTTCCCACTGCCCCAAAGTAGGCACATCCCACCCTTCCGGGCATACCTTATAAATTTGTACAGAAGTTGTCCAATAGTAAGCCCCATAAATATCGCAATTTGACGGTTTATCATCACGGCACTCGTGCTCCACCCCGGTATACCTTAAATTTTCGGCCATCCACTCTTGGTCGCCAATAGAAACGGTCCTATAAACCTTGTCGTCTCGAGAATCCACCATGACTCCATAGGAGCCCTTGAACCCAGAAACGAAACTGGAGGACGAAGGTATGGAAATACTAGAAGAGGAACTTACGGATGACTCCTGAGAATACCTCCAGGAGGAACTGCTGTACCAGGAAGAACTGCTCGCTCCAGAGCTATACCTGTAGCTGGAACTGGAACTACTGTACCCCTCGGCCACAAAGCTTTTTTTATCGAAGCTAGAGGACGACTCGTTTTCCAGGTGGCCGTACAAATCTTCATAATCACCCACATAATCCGTGCAGGCGACAAAAGGCAAAACAAGTAGGCAGCACAAAACAAAAAATTTAACGTTCATCTTTACCGCCTAAAAGAAAATACTGAAACCCAAGCCAACAGCGCCAACGGCACCCATGATGATTCCCACCGTACGCAGGTTCTGTGCCAGACGGATGTCGTTCAAGTTGTCTCGATATTGGTACTTGTTATCGGGAATCTTGTCGTAAGCATCGGCAGCGTAATAGTCGGCAAAAAATGCCCCCACGACACCAATCACGGTGGTTACCGCCGAAACGACAATCAAGGTGGTTCGCACATTGGATTCAGCCATGGCAGGTGCCACCTTCCTTGCGGCACTAGCCTTTTCCTGAGCGGCCTTCTGGGCCACCATGGAGGAATCCTCGGCATAAGTGTACAGACGGGGAACGAGAATCTTGGGTTCGGAATCCTCAACCGATTCGGGTGCGGAATCCGGGGGCGCTATATTAGTGGATTCATCGACGGGTTTAGGGGATTCGTCGACGGGTGCGTCTAACGGATAAGGAGATGGTTCATTACCACGGCAAATCAAAAAAAATTCGTGGGCTCGAGACTCTACAATTCCAAGCAGTTCCTCGGCATCGACACCGCGGCCAGTAAAGCTGGAAACCAGTTTACTAGAAATCGTTTCGTACAATTCAACTGTCAGGGTGAACTTTTCACCATAGAGACCTACGCGAGCCTGAGCTACATAGTCGGCAGAAATGTTGCGCCCCGTTTCAACCAGACAGCTACCCTCGCAATCCTCGATAGACATATCGGGAGGCAACATGGCATTGATATTATCCCGGGTCATAATGGTAAATCCGAAATCCGCAGGCAAGGCCTTAACAGCCCCGGCACGCAACACGTTAGTGATGAACTGCCTTTCTTGAAAGGGCATGACCGTGGAGTCATTGCAGACAGTCTCAAGCACCGCCACATACTTGGCTGAAGCCAGACAAGGCAACCCGATTATCAATAAGCAAAAAAGAACGAATCTCACTAACCTCATGAATTCAAAGATAGCACAAACATTCAATTTATTTATCTTTCGCACCATAAAATGAAATTCGAAAAAGACACTTTATACGTCTGGGTAGGCGGCAGCTGCGATTACGGCCACAAGGAACGGGCCGGCGGCGGGGCCTACATTGCCGAAACCTTCGCCACCGATTCCAAGGATGGCGTTGGCGGGAAAATCGTGGATACCTACACTACGTCGGACTTTAACACCAAGGAATTTCAGATGATTTACAGGGCCATGGACCACGTCCTGGAGAAGTTCGGTACGTCAGAATGTCGCGCGAGCTCTAAAAATCGCGCGAGCTCTGAAAACCGCGCGGGCACCTTCGAAAAAATCGTATTCCTCTCCAACGTCCAGTATATTCAAAACTACCCCAAGCCGGAGAACGTGGAAATCGGAATTCTCCCCTACCACAAGTTCCCTCGCCAAAAGGAAGTTCATGACATGGCAAGCCAGGCCATGCGAGATTTGCGCAGTTCCGGAGAAGGCGTCAACACCTAGGAACAGCCGACAAAATCAACCTATAAAAAAAGCCTGCCACGAAGACTCGTGCAGGCTAATTTCATCTCGTCAAAATTACGGTTTCAGCAACAGCTTATTGTTTGCCTGCAGGCCGTCGTTATCGAAACGTACGGTAGGATTCTTTCCGCTTTTGAAAGCTTCTTCACTTTCGTAGATAGAGAGCGCCACAGAAACTCCCGGCAGCGCCGCCACATTGGTCAGCCTTGCAGGAACTGAGTTAGCAAAAGTAAAATCACGAACCATTTCGTCCTTGAAAGTACCCTTGGAAACCTTGATGGTTTTACCCAGCTGTTCAAGAACTTCGCCTTCGCCGTTGACCAATTCTGCCACCATATAAATATCAAAGAAGCAGGGAGCAATGCCCGTGTTCTTTACGGTGATATTCAATGTATTTGTAGTTTCCTTGTCACCCGTAACCGTCAGAAGTTCAGCCTGCTGCACCATGAAATTGTAACCGATCACATGGGTCAGGGAATCTGCCAAGTCCTTGTGTTCACTGTAGATTTTAAATCCGCAATCGCTTTCCTGTTCCAGCACATAGTAGGTCAAATGAGCTGTGGTAATTTCGTGAACCCAACGTTCCGGAGTCCACTTTTTGTACTCACGATCGTCAAAGGTCAGCATTCTTTCGTAGCTGCCAATATTTTCTGCAATAGTCGGAAGCCCTGCCTCGTAGGCACGCACCAAGGAATCTGCAGTACCGGGAATTCCAATAAAGCCGTCGTCACGCTTGGTAATCCCAAGGCTTAACGCATAGGTGTAAATTTCGCCATAGGCATCAGAAGGCAAGGCAAGCAGAGTCTTCTTGAATACAGAAGCGTAATGGTCCAGCAATTCCTTCTGAACCTTTAAGGGCGGCATATCGCTACCATCCAGATGGGAAACGTGCCATTCGCCCCATTCACCAAAGGTACGGACATCAATGTATTCAAGGCGGGGATCCCCATCATACTTTTCTGCCATAGCCGTAGCGAAATCCTTGGCGGCCTTCAGGTAGACAGGATCATCCCATCTGGGAACTTGGGCGCGGGCACCATTATCCTGAAAGATGGCGTAATCCTTCTTGGCTCCCTCTTCGTAAACCCAGTCAGGAGTCCAGTCGTATTCACTTGTGGGCGTATCGTTACCCGTGATGTACCAGGGAGAGTAAGGGAACACTCGCAAAGCGTAACCCAGACCATGTTCCTGAAGTACGTTCAGCAAATCTTCAAGTTCGGACCAATCGTAAACTCCCTTGCCGGGATTCAACTTGTCCCAACGCTGATATCCGGAACCGTAGGTAATCAAATCCCATGCGCCATTTTTATCGGGACCGTACCTGAATTCGGGAACGAAATTCCAGGCACCTTCGGTAAGGAGCGTAAAGCCCTTATGAGGATTGGGCAGCGGACCTTTAAAGGGTTTGAGAGTGTAAGCAATCTTTGTAGTGTTACCGCTTGCGGAACCACTGGTGATTTCGTCTGAGGAACTTGATTCCAAAATAATAGATTCCGAGGAACTAGACACTTCATTAGCTGCGTTTGTGCTGTTTCCATCATCACCACATGCGACTAACCCTAAGGCAAAACAAGCCGCAATACCAAACAAAGAAATTCTTTTCACCCAATCCTCATACGTTATTCTGAATATAATAAAAAAATTTCCCATCAAACAAAACAGAGTCTTTCTAAACAAAAATCCCGCTGCAGCTAAAAACTGCAACGGGATTTTCAAATGGTTAGCGAGCGGCCAAAGTCCGCGGCCAAATTAACCTTCGGATCTGTAGTTCGGGGCTTCCTTGGTGATGGTCACATCGTGGGGATGAGATTCGCGGAGACCTGCACCAGTGATACGGACGAAGGTAGCCTTGTCGTAGAGTTCCTTCAGGTTTGCAGCACCTGCGTAACCCATAGCGGAGTGGATACCACCGATGATCTGGTAAATGGTATCGCGGAGCGGTCCCTTGTAAGGAACGCGGCCTTCGATGCCTTCCGGAACGAACTTGCGGGGTTCCTTGATGCCACCCTGGAAGTAACGGTCTGCAGAACCTGCAGCCATGGCGCCCAGAGAGCCCATACCGCGGTAGCTCTTGAAGCTACGGCCATCAGCGAGAATGACTTCGCCCGGAGCTTCTTCGGTACCTGCGAACATGGAACCGATCATCACGGCGTGACCGCCAGCGGCCAGAGCCTTCACGATGTCGCCAGAGAACTTGAGACCACCGTCAGCGATAATCTTGACGCCAGCCTTGCGTGCAGCCTTGCCGCATTCCACAACAGCGGAGAACTGGGGGTAACCTACGCCAGCCACGATACGGGTGGTACAGATGGAGCCAGGACCGATACCAACCTTAACGATGTTGGCACCGCACTTGGCAAGTTCAGTAACAGCTTCCGGAGTGCAAACGTTACCACCGCAGATGGTGAGCTTCGGATACTTCTTGCGGACGGTCTTCACCATGTTGCGGACACCGATGTGATGGCCGTGAGCGGTGTCGATCACCAACAGGTCGACGCCAGCGTCAACGAGGGCTGCAACGCGTTCCAGAGTATTTGCAGAGGTACCGACAGCAGCACCCACCAGCAACTGGCCATTCTTGTCCAGGCTTGCGGAGGGGTTGTTTTCGCGCTTCAGAATGTCGGTCATGGTGATGAGGCCCTTGAGGTTGCCTGCATTGTCCACCAGCGGGAGCTTTTCGATACGCTTTTCGGCCAGGAGTTCCTTAGCCTTGGCAAGGCTGATCTTCGGGCTTGCGGTGACCGGATTCTTGGTCATCACCTTTTCAATCTTCACATTGTAGTCGGAGATGGTGCGGAGGTCGCGGCTAGTGAGCATACCCACCAGCTTGCCATTCTTGAGAATGGGGAAACCGCTAATCTTATGGGCAGCGCGCATTTCGAATGCAGCGGAAACCGGCTGGTCAGCTTCCAGGGTCACCGGATTGCTAACGATACCGGACTGCCAGCGCTTGACCTTGCGAACTTCTTCGGCCTGTTCTTCGACGCTCATGTTCTTGTGAATAATGCCAAGACCACCCTGAAGAGCAATGGAGATTGCCAGGGGAGCCGTAGTAACGGTATCCATAGCAGCACTGATCACAGGGATGTTGAGCTTAATGTTCGGAGCAAGCTGAGTGCTCACGTCTGTCTGGGACGGCAAAACGGAGGAAGCTGCGGGAACGAGAAGAACGTCATCAAACGTTAAAGCTTCAGGCAAAATTTTCATAAATGAACCTCATTCTATTTTGCAAAGATAAGATAGAAAAAACCGAGCGACACGTCAAAAGGAATTACTTGCCGTTATAGCGTTCCATGCACTTTTCAATGCCGAACTTGAAGTAGCATTCCACCAGAGGTTTGACTTTTTCGAGAGCCTCGTCGAAAGCGGGGCGGTCTTCGGGCGGGAACTTCGCCAAGACCCAGTTGGAAAGGTCAAACTTGGGAGGGCACTTACCCACACCAAAGCGGATGCGGGGGAACTTGTCACCAATTTTCTCGATGATATTACGAAGGCCATTCTGACCGCCATGACTGCCGTTGGCACGGCAACGGATGCGACCCACATCGAGATTAATATCATCACTAAAAACAAGTAGCTGTTCCGGCTTGATTTTATACCAAGTCATAAGAGCCTGAACGGACTCGCCAGACAAATTCATATAGGTCTGAGGTTTGGCCAGCAGACATTCCTGCCCACCGACAACCACCTTCTGGGTCAGTGCCTTGTGTTCAGATTTCCAGTCACCGGAAGTAGCCAATTTTTCGACAGCCATAAAACCGGCATTGTGGTGGGTGTTAGAATACTGAGTTCCAGGATTTCCGAGACCGACAATCAGATACATGTTAACCTCAAACTTTTAATTTACTTTGTCCAAAGGACCTGGGGCCAGTCGCCGCCTTCCTTGCCAATGAGTTTCACCGGTTTGACCTTGGAATCCACCACCAGAGTCTTGGGCAAAGACATCTCTTCACCGGAACGGGTGATGCCGAAATTCTCGGTCATACGTTTGAAGGGGTCCACAACGACCTTAAATCGACTAGCACCCAACTTTTCGACCCAACGTGCAATAGCCTTTTCATCAGTTTCACCGATATTCACAAGAACAACTTCGGTCTTGTTCTGGGTCAACAGGGCATCGGCGGCGGCCAGATTTTTGACTCCCACGCGGCAGGGAATACACCAGGTGGCAAAGTAGACCAGGGCCACACGGTCGTTATTCTGGGCGAGCTTAGTCAGGTGCATCTTGGTAAAAGGAGTATTGGCGACACTCACTTCGCGTACAGCAAACCAGGGCAAGGAATCTGCAATGGCCGAAGGAATCTTCAGCCTTACCGATGGCGGTACATCAGGCTCTTCCACATATTCATCGTCTGGGGCATATTTGGCAGAGGGATTCGCAGAGGGCTGGGGAGCGAACTTGGCAAAAGCCAAAGACACGATGCACAAAGCTAAAATCAATGATTTTTTTAATTTCACTTCATTCTCCAGCGGTTCAGTTCGCGACGCCAATCCGCAAACCATTCAGCCTTGCCGATATTCTTGTTCAGGCGATCCATGGCCTCGGCTTCATCGTACTTGCCGGTACCGGCAGCACTGGCATGCAGTTCAAAATAACGTTCACCTTCACAAGAAGAACCGGTAAGGGTCAAAGTCGCAGAGCACTTGATACCCAAGCTACCTTCCTTACAATTCTGGTCAAGAACGCCAGCCTTCAGGACAAGGCCGCCCTTGCACTGTCCACTGACCACGCTAAAGTTCTGCGAAACCACCGAGAAAATGGAACGTTCCACATCGTTCTCGGGAGCCTCAAAGTACATGGCATAGGTGGAAAGGAATTGGGAAAAATCATTGTGCATGTAGGCGTAATCGGCATCGGTGGCAGCAGAGGATGCTTCGTCAACCATCCCGAAACTACGGAGGATTTCCCGATTGGCTACATAACGGATATACACCTGACGGCCCAACTTGTAAGTCTTGTTTTTCTGAAGGGGATGCGATGCCCCCTCATAAGTCTTGGCATACAAGTGGAGGGAATCCTGAAGAACGCCGGCCTTGAAGCGGAAGGGTTTCATGGCATCGTTTCGGGACATGCAGGCAACGACCTTCACCTTACCATTGTGCGGCTGCTTCAAGACAACCTTGGCATCCTGGGCATTTTCAAGATGAGCCAGGACCTTGGTCTCCATATCAAAACTGGACTTGATGATTTCGTGACCATCAGCATCTTCAGTAGAAGACACCTTGGTGTGAGTTGCGGCAGATACTGTCGACTGGATCTGGGCGGCAATGGCCTTCTGAGCCAAAACCACAGCCTGATTGTAATCGGCGTCAATTCCCTCGCCACGAAGGTCCGTGTCATCAGGGCACGTTCCAGATGACTGTGCGTTTATTGCGGCCTGCCCCTGATCTGCAGACGGATTCGCAGACGGATTCGCAGACGGATTCGCAGTTTGGGCCGAAGGCTGCCCCGACGTCTGACCTAAATCGGAGTAGGCGGCATTTGCGGAATTTCGGACCGCGGAAACATCCGAGGCAGAAGTCTTTGCGTCAGACGAAAGGGAACAGGAGACAAGCCACAGGGCCAGCGGCAAAAGCAGGATTTGCTTCATAATTATTCAGCGTCGTTATCCAATTCCTGATATGCAGACTGAGCGTTAGCACGGGTAGAATCATAATCAGGCTTGGATTCGCTGCTTGCGCAGGCACAAATCATAAGTGCAGAGGCTACAGTAGCCAGAACAGCAAAAAACTTTTTCATTTCATTCTCCTTTCTTAAAAGTCAGACTTTTTATATCCGACTCAAATATAAAAATAAGGCCAGGAAGTTTTCACCTGATTAAAAAAAAACGCCCAAGGAACCGAAGTTCACTTGAGCGTCTTTAATCTCGGTAAAGAACCGTAGAAACTTGGGATTAGCCCTGAGCTTCTTCAGTCTTTGCGCCACGCTTAGCGGTGATGTTGAAAATCACGACGCGCGGAGTGCAAGCCAGTTCCACACCTTCAGTCAGCGGAAGATCCTTGGCGTAGAAGGTAGTGGGAGCCGGATAGTTGGAGATATCCATTTCGATCAGAGTGGGGATCTTGGTGGGAACAGCAGCCAGCTGGATGTAGCGATTCTGCTGAGCAAAGGTACCACCCTGGGTCTTAACACCAACCGGAAGGCCGTTCAGCTTAACGGGAACGCGAACCTTAACCTTGGTGGTTTCGTCGATCTTCAGGAAGTCGATGTGGATGATTTCCTGAGTCAGAGGATCCTTCTGATAGTTGTAAACTACAGCGGCGTTGCCTTCCTTGCCATCAATGACGAGGTCGAGAAGCGTATAACGCTTACCCGGGGCGAGGACCTTGCGAACGTCGATAGCGCTAACGCTAACATTCACTGCTTCCTGACCCTTACCATAATAGACAGCCGGAATCTGACCGGCCTTGCGGAGACGCTTGCTATCAGCGCTCTTGCCCTGTACTCTCGAGGTTGCTACGAGCTTAGTGAGTTCCATAATTTACTCCATTCGAGTTTATGATTAAAAAAAACATTGGGATAGCTGGACTCGAACCAGCGAATAACGGAATCAAAATCCGTTGTCTTACCACTTGACGATATCCCAATGGTGGCGCAAATATAGTATTAATGACAACTTTTTAAAGGGTCGGCACCCAAAAGCGAGTCACTTTTTGATATCTAGAGATGGATTTCATGGCGCCCGCAGCGGTTTCAGCCAGTTCCTTTGAGGCAAAAACGCCAAAAACAGAGGCTCCGGAACCAGACATGAGTGTCGTTTTGGCCCCCAGACGGCTAAATTCAGCCTTCATTTCGGCAACCAGGGGATGCAGAGGGAACACGGATCCTTCAAATGCGTTGAACGAGATGAAAGAGGAAAGACGGGAGACGAGAGTCTTATCGTCAGCGGCAGACTGGAATTCGGCCTTGTAAGAATCCCAACGAGCCGGACCAGACTTTGCCACCCCGGCGTAAGCATCCTTGGTAGGGACAGCATCCAGGGGCGTGCAGATCAACAGGTATTCCCCTTCGGAAAGTTGCAGCGGGTTGATAAAAGTCAACTTTTCACCAATGCCTTCGGCAAAGGCGGTTCCACCCCGAACCAGGAAAGGCACATCGGCACCAAGTTTTGCACCGATTCCTTCAAGAACTTCGGCTGCATAGTTCAGATTCCACAGGCGATTCAGCACACGAAGGGCCGCAGCCGCATCGGCACTACCACCGCCAAGGCCAGCCCCAAGGGGCATCACCTTTTCTAGATAAAGGTCGGCGCCCAGGGATTCTGCGGCAGCCTTTGCAGAGGTTTCGGCCTGTTCCACCGCATAGGCTTTAAGAGCGACGGCAGCCCTGAATACCAAGTCGGACTGAACCGGATATTCCTGGGGTTTGTTGTAGGTCAGGACAATCTCGCCATCGTTGCGAAGTTCGGCGTTCAATGTATCGCCGGCATCGACAGTCTGAAAAATGGTACCTAGATCATGGTAGCCATCTTCGCGTTTGCGGATGACATCCAGAAACAAATTGATTTTTGAAGGAGCATATTCACGCATAATTATGAGGTTCGAGGTATGAGGTTCGAGGTATGAATTATGAGTTACGAATTACGAGATTTTTTTCGCGGCTTTGCCGCCCTCTTATTTTGCGAGCAAAGCTCGCCATTTGTCTTCTCGTAATTCATAAATCGTACTTTGTAACTATTTATCTAAAGGTTCCTGAGCGTTCCATTTGCATTAGTTCGTCCATACCGACCAGCATCGCACGGGGTTTGGAGTTTCCCTTGCTGGGGCCGCAAACGCCAAGGCCATAAAGCTGATCTACAATTTTACCGGCACGGCTGTAGCCAACACTAAAGTGTCGCTGCACCGCAGAAGTGGAAAGACCGCTCACTTCAATAGCCCAGCATGCAACGTCAAAGAGCAACGGGTCAAGTTTGCCAAGTTGCTTGCCGCCTTCCCCATCATCGTCTCCATCGACGCCTTCAGAAACGTCAAAGGATTCCACCTGCGGGAAGAACACATTCTGGTTAGAGCAGGCATCCGCCAGCTTTTCGGCTTCCTCGTCACTCAGGAAGGCGCCATGAACGCGAACGGGATCCGGATCATTCACAGCTTTAAACAGCATATCACCGCGGCCCAGAAGTTTTTCGGCGCCGGCGTGATCCATTACGGTACGGGCGTCAATCTGGGATGCCACCTTAAAGCTAATTCGGGTAGGCAAGTTCGCCTTGATAATACCCGTAATCACCTTCACGGAAGGACGCTGGGTTGCGAGCACCAGGTGGATACCCACGGCACGGGCCTTTGCAGCCAAACGGGCTACAGACTTTTCGATTTCCTTACCAGCCACCATCATAAGGTCTGCCATTTCATCGATAATAACGACAATGAATGGCATACGATGACCCTTGTCCTGTTCAGGAATATCATCGGGCAGCTCACCCGCTTCGTACTTGGCATTGAAGCCGCCAATGTTACGAACCTTGGCTGTCGCAAGAACTTCGGTGCGACGGTCCATTTCATAGCACAGCCACTGCAATGCCTGAATGGCGATTTCGGGCTTGGTAATCACCGGAGCCAGCAAATGGGGAATGCTTTCGTACATCTTCAATTCCACCGCCTTCGGGTCCACAAGAATCATGCGGAGTTCGTCGGGAGTCTTACTGAAGAGCATACTGGCCATAAGGGCGTTAATGCAGACAGACTTACCGGAACCGGTCTGACCGGCAATCAGCAAATGAGGAGCCTTGGCCAAATCCATGGTAAAGGCCTCGCCAGTAATATCCTTACCCAAGGCCACCAAAATCTTTTCGGGGGACGGCTTGAATTTTTCGCTTTCAAAGACATCCTTACTGAAAACAGTCTGGAACTTGCGATTGGGAATTTCAATACCCACTGCAGCCTTACCGGGGATGGGAGCGAGAATACGAACAGAAGTCACTCGCAGGGGCATGGCCAAATCTTCCTGCAACGCAGTAAAGCGGCTTACCTTTACACCCGGCCCAGGTTCCACTTCAAAACGAGTGATCATGGGGCCCGTTTCGCAACCGATAACAT encodes the following:
- the pth gene encoding aminoacyl-tRNA hydrolase, which codes for MYLIVGLGNPGTQYSNTHHNAGFMAVEKLATSGDWKSEHKALTQKVVVGGQECLLAKPQTYMNLSGESVQALMTWYKIKPEQLLVFSDDINLDVGRIRCRANGSHGGQNGLRNIIEKIGDKFPRIRFGVGKCPPKFDLSNWVLAKFPPEDRPAFDEALEKVKPLVECYFKFGIEKCMERYNGK
- the ispE gene encoding 4-(cytidine 5'-diphospho)-2-C-methyl-D-erythritol kinase, with amino-acid sequence MREYAPSKINLFLDVIRKREDGYHDLGTIFQTVDAGDTLNAELRNDGEIVLTYNKPQEYPVQSDLVFRAAVALKAYAVEQAETSAKAAAESLGADLYLEKVMPLGAGLGGGSADAAAALRVLNRLWNLNYAAEVLEGIGAKLGADVPFLVRGGTAFAEGIGEKLTFINPLQLSEGEYLLICTPLDAVPTKDAYAGVAKSGPARWDSYKAEFQSAADDKTLVSRLSSFISFNAFEGSVFPLHPLVAEMKAEFSRLGAKTTLMSGSGASVFGVFASKELAETAAGAMKSISRYQKVTRFWVPTL
- a CDS encoding FISUMP domain-containing protein, with the protein product MNVKFFVLCCLLVLPFVACTDYVGDYEDLYGHLENESSSSFDKKSFVAEGYSSSSSSYRYSSGASSSSWYSSSSWRYSQESSVSSSSSISIPSSSSFVSGFKGSYGVMVDSRDDKVYRTVSIGDQEWMAENLRYTGVEHECRDDKPSNCDIYGAYYWTTSVQIYKVCPEGWDVPTLGQWELLVNYAKAKKGSIYYDDALKSDTLWSLKRQADVYNSLGFAALPLGMADDWGSPMGMKAHFWTSSAVGTYDLDDMDVWIYTIENTVEAMLYRTKDIRMPVRCIKNDMRMGQMLDERDSTIYKTVKIGSQTWMAENLNYEDPDGESYCRDFNLDSCLVYGRLYSWNAAQKACPTGWRLPEKMDFESLLDTVKAHAGDFGVGEGLMAVGKWGRLNARDFYGFNAIPAGFRRHDIFSKTDYALFWGSTNSVADDGETSAHVGLYLSNQNKDVNLDPFADDLYEASVRCIME
- a CDS encoding beta-galactosidase; protein product: MKRISLFGIAACFALGLVACGDDGNSTNAANEVSSSSESIILESSSSDEITSGSASGNTTKIAYTLKPFKGPLPNPHKGFTLLTEGAWNFVPEFRYGPDKNGAWDLITYGSGYQRWDKLNPGKGVYDWSELEDLLNVLQEHGLGYALRVFPYSPWYITGNDTPTSEYDWTPDWVYEEGAKKDYAIFQDNGARAQVPRWDDPVYLKAAKDFATAMAEKYDGDPRLEYIDVRTFGEWGEWHVSHLDGSDMPPLKVQKELLDHYASVFKKTLLALPSDAYGEIYTYALSLGITKRDDGFIGIPGTADSLVRAYEAGLPTIAENIGSYERMLTFDDREYKKWTPERWVHEITTAHLTYYVLEQESDCGFKIYSEHKDLADSLTHVIGYNFMVQQAELLTVTGDKETTNTLNITVKNTGIAPCFFDIYMVAELVNGEGEVLEQLGKTIKVSKGTFKDEMVRDFTFANSVPARLTNVAALPGVSVALSIYESEEAFKSGKNPTVRFDNDGLQANNKLLLKP
- a CDS encoding TlpA disulfide reductase family protein, which produces MKLKKSLILALCIVSLAFAKFAPQPSANPSAKYAPDDEYVEEPDVPPSVRLKIPSAIADSLPWFAVREVSVANTPFTKMHLTKLAQNNDRVALVYFATWCIPCRVGVKNLAAADALLTQNKTEVVLVNIGETDEKAIARWVEKLGASRFKVVVDPFKRMTENFGITRSGEEMSLPKTLVVDSKVKPVKLIGKEGGDWPQVLWTK
- a CDS encoding 50S ribosomal protein L25, yielding MELTKLVATSRVQGKSADSKRLRKAGQIPAVYYGKGQEAVNVSVSAIDVRKVLAPGKRYTLLDLVIDGKEGNAAVVYNYQKDPLTQEIIHIDFLKIDETTKVKVRVPVKLNGLPVGVKTQGGTFAQQNRYIQLAAVPTKIPTLIEMDISNYPAPTTFYAKDLPLTEGVELACTPRVVIFNITAKRGAKTEEAQG
- the guaB gene encoding IMP dehydrogenase; this translates as MKILPEALTFDDVLLVPAASSVLPSQTDVSTQLAPNIKLNIPVISAAMDTVTTAPLAISIALQGGLGIIHKNMSVEEQAEEVRKVKRWQSGIVSNPVTLEADQPVSAAFEMRAAHKISGFPILKNGKLVGMLTSRDLRTISDYNVKIEKVMTKNPVTASPKISLAKAKELLAEKRIEKLPLVDNAGNLKGLITMTDILKRENNPSASLDKNGQLLVGAAVGTSANTLERVAALVDAGVDLLVIDTAHGHHIGVRNMVKTVRKKYPKLTICGGNVCTPEAVTELAKCGANIVKVGIGPGSICTTRIVAGVGYPQFSAVVECGKAARKAGVKIIADGGLKFSGDIVKALAAGGHAVMIGSMFAGTEEAPGEVILADGRSFKSYRGMGSLGAMAAGSADRYFQGGIKEPRKFVPEGIEGRVPYKGPLRDTIYQIIGGIHSAMGYAGAANLKELYDKATFVRITGAGLRESHPHDVTITKEAPNYRSEG